The Kogia breviceps isolate mKogBre1 chromosome 2, mKogBre1 haplotype 1, whole genome shotgun sequence genome segment GTCAGGTTGGGGGGCCAGCCCTGCACTCAGGGCATCTCTGTCCCACCTGCAGGACCCTCGCCCCCCTGACCAGTGGGCAGCAGGAGTTGCCCAGCCCATCCAGTCAGGAGCACGACCCCGGCCCCACCCCGGGGGGGACATGGGAGGACCCCCGGGAAAGCAGAGCCAGAAAGCGGGTTGCAGACAAGTCCCCTCACTCACCCCCTACCCGggagacagatggggaaactgaggctcagagtcgCCAGCCTGctggggccagggcagggcccGGAGCCCTCGGGAGATGTGCCCTGCTGGGGCACACGAGCACCCTGAGGGCAGTGCCTGCTCAGAGCCCCTGTGCCCAGCCAGGCCCCGCTGGCCTCTCCCCAGCGCTCTGGCCACCAGGCCCCAGGCCGGCTCCGCGACTCTCACAACGTCCGCATGGGCACCCACCCCTCAGCCGAGCCTCCAGCAGCCCTGCAAAGGGGGCAGGGTCTCTCGGGGAAGAGGTGCTGGGCACACGCCCCTGGAAGGGGCCCAGCCCCAAATCTGCTGAGACTCTCCTGACACACCTGCGGGCAGCACGGGCACCCCAAGTCCCAAGGAGCTCCTGGCACCGCCTCAGCCATCCTCGGGTGGCTGCAGGGTCAGCTGGCCAGGCCAGGCTAGggtggctggtgggtggggcctggaggacCACCTTCCCCAGCAGGCCTCCCGGCCGAGCTCCAGGCCCCTGTGCCAGCCTCCCAGCCCTCCCGTGGGGGGCCCGGGGGGCCCATGCCCGCCGGGaggtccctcctcctcccaggacGCGCCCGGGTGCTGGTGACCCTGGCCCCTACCTCAGCACCACCACGGGGCACTGTCACCCAGCAAGCATCTCACACAAGCTCTGCCGGGACCCTCCTCCTGCACCAGCCCCGCAGCCCTCAGCTTGCCTGGGGAAGCCCACCGTCCTCGGTGAGGGCAGTTCCCTGCTTCCCCTTCAAGGAGCAGCCTGGACGGCTGCTCCCCAGACACTTGACACCTGAAAGCAAACTTGTCCACCAGGAGACCGCAGACCCCACCTGAGCGTGAGACCCCGGCTTGCCGACGCCAGCAGAGCAGCCACCTGGCTGGCACAAACCTCAGCTCAGTCTTTAagcctcaaaaaacaaaacccaaaagccCATCAGCCAAAACCACTTGGTGCTTTGGCGCCGAGAGGATCCAGGCCGCCCGCCCCGCCACGCTCCCAGAGCTCCAcaccccgcgggggcggggggcacaggCCCCCCGCAGCAGGCAAACCCGTCCGGCGAGATTCCTCCTCTGCTTCCTGATACACAGAGCCCTGAACCCACAGGGCTGTCTCTGCCCACAGCAGGGGCACGTGGGCAAGCTGCCCGACACCAGGCCAAACACCGGCCGGGCCCAGTGAGCagaggggaggggccaggagcGGAAGGGCACAGAGAGAGGCAGGGCCCCCCCGGTGGTCCCCAGGCCAGCGGGACGCGGCTGCAGCCAGGGGTGCCCCTAAGCCTGGCCACAGCAGGGAGATGCCCCAGGAAGCCCGATGCCAGCGCATCTGGACTTTCTCTGGACCGCTGCCCCTCGGGTGAGCTGGTCGCCCTCACCTGAGACCCTAGTTGCCTGGATGCCACCAGGCCGGTGCCACGCCCACGCCCCAACACGAAGGCCAGAACTGATGGGGGATGTGCCTGGCTCCCAACGGGAGAAGCTCGTGCCCGGAATCCGGGGAGCCGTGCATGAGGTGACCTGGGAagcaggtgggggagggctggggacaaGGCCTCAGGAGCCCCGGCAGGGACCCCGGCCCAGACGTGCCCCTCCCGCGTCCCTGCTTCTTCAGTCCCAGGACCCCGTTGCACCCGGCGCAGCAGGGAGCGGGCACCAGCTCTCCACAAAGCCCTTCCCCAGCCACATGAGCTGGCCCCGCCCAGCCCTGAAAACTCGCGTCACCCGGGAAACTGGCACAGACAGGTGGGTGAGCAGGAGAGCCGGGCCAGCAAGGTCACCTGAGGGTCCGGAGACGAAGGCAGAGGCCCAGCTCGTCCTCCGGGCTGGCCCCCGTTCCATGCCCTCTGCTTCTGGGGGTGTGGGCACGAGGCCACGGGGCCAGGACGAGCACTGACCCCACGGGCTGCCCCTCACAGGGGACCCTGTCATGTCCCCTCTGGTCCACCCAGGCGGCCTGGAGCCTCGGGGGACCATGGCCTGCCCGGGACCAACCAAGGGAGGACAGAGAGGGCAGTCAGAAGTGGGAAGAGTGGCCACCAGCGCCAGTGACCTGCTGGACACACCCCACTGCCCAGGGACCAGAGCTGGCGGCAGCCATGAGATGAGATCATGCCCACACCTCCCTGCATCTCGGGGCCCGGGGGAAGCTCACGGCACACGCCTTCAGCCCCTCGGCCGTTTCCGGACACCCCACCAGACATGCCACACGGTGATGCCCCACCCCACCTGGTGACACGGCAACCACACAAGGTGGTGCTTCTAACCCCAGCTGGTGACACCCCCAACCCCACAGAGGCTCCATAAGGCCTGTGGCTGGAGATCCCACAAaggtctcctgagggcagagACGGAGGGCAAGGCACTGTCCCAGGGACAGATCCCAGAGTACCGGCCCCGCCACCAGGAGCCTGGAGCCCCCCGCACCGATGTCCAGGACCCACGTGCCGGCTGACGGAGGGGAGCCCCCACTGGCAGCAGCAGAGCAGCGCTGGGCCGTAGGCACTACCTCTGAGGGCAGGCAGACTCAGTGACCTGCCTCCTTCCGGCAAAGTGAGACCCCTGGACGCACCGGCgagcaggaggtgggggaggggagggagggaggccccgGCTGTGGCCTGGGAAGAGTGAGTAACAGAGGAAGCCCCTGCCTGGCTCACCACCGCCCCATCGGTCAAAGCCGCCATCTTTAAAACCCTCTCCTTTCTCCAAAGGGAAATGAAAGAGCAAGGAGACCTTTTACGGTCCTTTGCAAAATGGCCGCAAAACACAAACTAGCTCTGTTCTCTGCACAGGTGGCTGACGACTCGCCTGCTTTTAAACACCTCTTCAGTGAATCGAAAAGCTGGACAATGTTGCCAGCAAGCGGGGAGATTGTCCAGACGGCCCCCTTCGGAGCAGCGAGCCAGACAGCCAGGGGCGTTCGCGTGCCCCTAGCTCAGCGAGGCCCCGGGCGGAGGGACAGCCCACATGCAGACACGGGCTCGGGCCGGCCGGCCGGAGAGAGGCCGCCCTCCACGCACACACTCACCTGGTCGGAACCCGAGTTACGTTTCAAACTGGGTTAAGAGCTCCCTTATTTCCGGGGCCACGTGTTGGGCGGCATTGGCAGCCTCTGTTATAGCTTTCCGATACATCCCCTTCTTCTTACGGTTAAATCTCAGTTTGAAAAATTCAGAGAAAGGGGAGAGTTTTGAAATAGACAAGAACGATGTAGTTGGAGAACCAAACCATGAGACTTTCGCTTCTTGCCAGGAGGGCTCCCCGTCCTCCTTCTGGCTAAGACTGATGTCCAGGACACGTGCTGGCCACCAAGGAAAACCATGAACCTTACCCCACACGATGTCCCCTACGGCCACGGTCCTTCCGTCCTCGGTAACGCACTTGGAGACGCTCTGCGTGTGCAGCCTGACCGTCAGGGGTGGGACCGTCGGCTGCGCGTCCTTGGACGAGGCCGGCACAGACGCACCGTCGCCAGACGAGAGGTCACACAGGTCTGGCGATGTCACTTCCGAGCTGGACGATTTGGACTCGTCCAGGCTGTCGCTACTCCACACGGACACGCCGGCACAGCCAGTTCCCCGGGGGCAGGCGGCGAGGAAAGCCAGGCCGTCACGCCCGTCTTCACCTCGGGGACACCCCTTGAAGTCGTCGTCCTCGCCGGAGCTTCCAGAAGACGAGTCCGCCAGCCCAGAGCGGGCAGAGCCGTCCGCCAGGGGCGTGGGTGACCCGGCCCGGGGGCCGCGACCACAGCCCTTGAGCTCCTCCACCAGCTCGGCCCTGTAGACGGGCTCCTGCTCGCCAGCCCCTGGGCGGTGGGGCTTCAGGCGGATCTTGGGGGGCAGGGGCCGCGTCAGCTTCAGCTTGGGGATGGAGGCGGGCGCCTCGGGGTCCGGGCCTCCGGGCGGGGCCTGCGGGGGGCAGAAGGGCTCCAGTGAGCCGTGCTCGCGGGAGGGGATCTCCACCACCTCGCCGGTGCCCTGGGGCGTGCTGTAGGAGATCTTGATGACCGGGCTCCGGGGGACCCGGGCCCGCGCCTCCTGCCGCCTCTCCCTCTTGCTCCTCTTGGCGGTGGTGTCACCCCCGCCGTCGGGGTCCTCAGGCTTCCGGGGCTCCCTGCGTGGCCGGGGGATGGCCGGGGGGCCGGGGCTGGCCTCCGGGGGGCTCACGGTGCTCTTGCACTTCTCACAGAGCACCTGGCGGGGCCGCAGGCGGATGGGACTCAGGGCCAGGTGGCCAGGGTCGCGGTTGCGGGACAGGCGCCTCCGTGTCCTCTTGACGCCCCGGGGGGGCGGCTGCGGCACCCACTGCCCGTACGTGTTCCTCAGCCAgagtggaggagggaagggggcgccTTCAAAATAGGGCGGGAACGGGGGCAGGCTTCCGGCGGGCAGCAGGGGTGGCTCGGGGCTGGCGGCCTCAGGGGCCTGGTCCCCACTGGGAGGTGGCGGGGGGCCTGTCCCCAGCTGCATCGCCTCTGTGGCCCCCTCCGTGGTGGCCGGCCCGTGGCAGCCGTTGACAGGTGGGTCCTGGGCCTGGGGCGGCGGAGCCGACGGGGGCAGGCCGAAGAGGCCGGACCTGGCGGTGGGGAGACAGAAAGGGACAGTCAGGACAGGGAGGGAGGACCCCGCCGCAAGCAGACCCCACCCCCGGAGGGCCCAGCGGGATCTCCCGGCTTTAACGGAGGCCAGCACGCCCAGCACGTGCCCCGGGGGCATCCCAGCTGCAGGCTGCGCTCTGAAGTCACGCGACCAGACCAGCATGGAGACCGACGGCCCCAGGGGCACTGGGCACCCACGCCTCACTTCGTGGCAACAAGGGGGACGCGGGCTCGAAGCTGGAGGCCTCCCAGGACCCGGTGCAGGCCTGGGGCCCAGGAAGCCTGGGGATGGGGTCTGGTTCCTGGGACGGGGCTGACCTGGCCTGCGGGGGGCCGGCTGCTGTGTGGCCAGAGGCCCTTACTCACAGGCCTCACCCACTCAGGCCCCTCCTCCCCGAGGGAAGACCCCACGTGTGTCCCTgggaggaccccccccccccgtcccggGACAGCCCACAGGACGGGTGGCCCAGGTGCCGGGCGTgtgtctgggggtgggggccgCGCGCGGGCGGGCCCAGCAAGGACAGGGGTCGCAGCCGCCAAACCCGAGCCCCGGGCCCGGGAGTGAGCCCGCTCCCTCCTGAGTGCCGAGTTGGGCCCACCTGCTTCCACGGCTCTCAGGTGAGAGCCCACCACGACCCGGAAGGCCCACCCCTCCTGCCGGCACTCCCGGCCCCTTCCCTCAGGACCTCCAGCTCTAGGACAGAGTGGGCCGGGAGGCACCGATAAGGCCACGTGACCCATGGGAAGGGGCCAGAGAAAGCAGGAGGCCCCCCTCCCGCGAAGACCCACAGCTGAGCCTGAGCGTGTGGCCGGCACCTCCGGGGCCCCCCGGCTGGGACTCTCTCCCCGGGAAGCTCGGTGGGGCCAGCAGCGCCCCCTCAGGCGGCCCGGCATCAAATGGTTTGGGAGCAGCGCCCTTCTAGAGCCCTTGAGCGTCAcccccaggccctgtgctggcgATGTCGGGAAGTCACCTCTGATCAGCAAGCTGCTCTTGGGGCCACAGAAGACACGCCGCTCCAAGTAAGGAAATCCAAAGCCCAAACAGGTTACACCTTTCTTTGGCGGTGACACACATAACTTTAAACACGTGTGATTTGATTTGTAAGAACTGCTGTAGCTAAAAGCTGTTAGTTTTCACTTTTAAGCACAGAACAGACTTTTAACCAAGTTAAGAGAAACGAGGATTAGAATGTTGTACCTCAGTGTCTCCCTCCCTTTTGTAATTCAATCGGAGTAGAAAAGATAAGTGAGCTTTGCTGTTTCTCAAAGAAGTCATTTCTCAAAAATGACTTCTGCATCTACCGGGTCCAGCGAACCAGGGCCACGGCCACCTGCCCTCTGCTTGGCCATGGAGGATGCAGCTCGTTCAGATGGCTGACACGTGACCTGTGACCATGActgagggagaagaggggagggggaggggtacagaaagagagagagaaagagagacggCAGTAGGGCCAGCCTGGGGGGGAGTGTCCAGCCACAGGCCAGCAGTAGGGGACTTGGCCCCCTGTGAGGTGGGATTCTGCACTGGGTGGGGGGCAGCCCTTGtgatccctcccctcccccttcccctcccgcttcccctcccccatccccatcaCCTGTGGGCATGTGGCTCTTCAAGGGCCCCTCTCCCTGGAAGGACCAAGCCGTTCCCACCGGACTGACACCACCGCAGCCCCCGCAGCCACAGGCCCCCACGTCCCAGCCGAGCAATGGCAACAAGAACCACAGACCACGTCAGTCAGCGGTGGCCGcacgcggggtggggggggcgcgtCTCACGGCTCCTGCAGCCACCACGGGAAGCAGGAATGTATGATTTCCACACCAGGATGGGCGGAGACCTTCAGGGGAACAGGGGTGGGAAAGGGGGTCCCAGGATCATGCCCTGACTGTCAGCCGCCCTCTCACCAGCCCCGGGTCGGGCACTGGGCACGGAGGCTCCACACCCCACGGCCCCCAGGCCAAGTCAGCCACCAGGTTTTGTAAGTCAGGTGTGACTGGCACACAGCCAGGCCCGCTGCCCGCGCAGGGCCCCTGCGGCACTGCTGAGCACGGTGACAGACACCGCGTGGCCACCAGCCCTTCACGGAAGAAGTCCGCCTGTGTCCAGGTGTGGGCGACAAGCCCCCACCCCGGGGCGTGACAATCTGGTGTGTCACCCAACCTCACCCGAGTCCCAGGCATCAGAGCGGGTACTGGACCCCGCACCTGGCTCAATCCCTTCAACAAGCCCCTCGTGGGCTTTCAGAACAGGCTGAGAATTTGGCAGACTAAACCCAGGCACGTGCATGCAAGTGTGCATCCACAcgggtgtgcacacacatgcccGGGGGGGCCCACACACCAGGCTGGGTCCACACATCTGGGGCTGGAGGGTTGCTCCCAAGGCCTCCCCCAAACCCACTTCCTGCCCACCATGCACAGGCACCCGGGCCGTGAACTGGGGGCTCACTCTGACAGCCCCCTCTCATCTGCACCCCGGCCCACCTTCCCAGGTCCCTGGGCTTTCACCCTGCTAGGACCCAGCCCGCACCCCCTCCTCAGGCCCtgctcctcacccccaccccaccccgtagCCCAGCCTGTGCCCCCAGCCAGCCTGCCTGTGCCGGTGCAGAGCCCCTCCTGCCAGCTGGGGCCCAGGGACCCCAGGAGCAGGACCCCTGGGCAACCCCTTTCCcgtcatcccccaccccccaccctccaacCCAGCTGCCCTCCAGGACCCTCCTAGGCTTGTACTGTGCCCTTGGCCAGCCGGCCCAGGGGGCTCTGCAGTCTCCCTGGCCACCTCTCTGCACACACAGGCTGGGGACAGGTGGCCCTGAAGACTGCAGCTGTGGCCCATTCAGGGAGCTTTTTGCCCCACTGATGACACACAACCCTCAGGGGGTCTCTGCATGTTCAGGACGGCCAGAGACCCAGGCCCTGACCTGAGCCACAGCACTAAGCTGTGGGCCCCTGGGTGGGCCGGGTTTGcacccaccagacacagacaGGGTCTGGCAGTCGACGCCGCCCTGCCCAGGCAGATCAAACTGGGAGGCAGCCTCGGCTGTGAGCAGCGTCCTGGTATGCATGCCCCCTCTGCCCACAGGGCTGTGGGCTGCAGCCTAGAGGGGGAGGTTCCTTGCAGACGGCCCGGCGGAATGGCACCGCGGCTGCCACGGCAGGCCCCGTGACTCGGACACTTCCTTCCCAGAGCCGCTGCTCTGCCCAGGCCACACCCACGCCTGCCGGTGGGTAAACAGGGCCAGAGCGACCCTGGCTGCCGGGCTGCAGACCACGAGCAGGTTCTCTGTCTACAGCCCCATGAGGCGCCGTTATCACCATTCCCATTTCTCGGATGGGACAGTGAAGTTGAGGGAGACCAGGGAGACCGGCGGGTCGGGGGACAGGTGGGGTCTGTGCTCGTGCCCCAGCTCTGCTGCCTCTGAGCGCGG includes the following:
- the PWWP2B gene encoding PWWP domain-containing protein 2B isoform X1; amino-acid sequence: MEPRAGCRLPVRVEQVVNGALLVTVSCGERSFAGILLDCTKKSGLFGLPPSAPPPQAQDPPVNGCHGPATTEGATEAMQLGTGPPPPPSGDQAPEAASPEPPLLPAGSLPPFPPYFEGAPFPPPLWLRNTYGQWVPQPPPRGVKRTRRRLSRNRDPGHLALSPIRLRPRQVLCEKCKSTVSPPEASPGPPAIPRPRREPRKPEDPDGGGDTTAKRSKRERRQEARARVPRSPVIKISYSTPQGTGEVVEIPSREHGSLEPFCPPQAPPGGPDPEAPASIPKLKLTRPLPPKIRLKPHRPGAGEQEPVYRAELVEELKGCGRGPRAGSPTPLADGSARSGLADSSSGSSGEDDDFKGCPRGEDGRDGLAFLAACPRGTGCAGVSVWSSDSLDESKSSSSEVTSPDLCDLSSGDGASVPASSKDAQPTVPPLTVRLHTQSVSKCVTEDGRTVAVGDIVWGKVHGFPWWPARVLDISLSQKEDGEPSWQEAKVSWFGSPTTSFLSISKLSPFSEFFKLRFNRKKKGMYRKAITEAANAAQHVAPEIRELLTQFET
- the PWWP2B gene encoding PWWP domain-containing protein 2B isoform X3 translates to MEPRAGCRLPVRVEQVVNGALLVTVSCGERSFAGILLDCTKKSGLFGLPPSAPPPQAQDPPVNGCHGPATTEGATEAMQLGTGPPPPPSGDQAPEAASPEPPLLPAGSLPPFPPYFEGAPFPPPLWLRNTYGQWVPQPPPRGVKRTRRRLSRNRDPGHLALSPIRLRPRQVLCEKCKSTVSPPEASPGPPAIPRPRREPRKPEDPDGGGDTTAKRSKRERRQEARARVPRSPVIKISYSTPQGTGEVVEIPSREHGSLEPFCPPQAPPGGPDPEAPASIPKLKLTRPLPPKIRLKPHRPGAGEQEPVYRAELVEELKGCGRGPRAGSPTPLADGSARSGLADSSSGSSGEDDDFKGCPRGEDGRDGLAFLAACPRGTGCAGVSVWSSDSLDESKSSSSEVTSPDLCDLSSGDGASVPASSKDAQPTVPPLTVRLHTQSVSKCVTEDGRTVAVGDIVWGHRQ
- the PWWP2B gene encoding PWWP domain-containing protein 2B isoform X2 — protein: MQLGTGPPPPPSGDQAPEAASPEPPLLPAGSLPPFPPYFEGAPFPPPLWLRNTYGQWVPQPPPRGVKRTRRRLSRNRDPGHLALSPIRLRPRQVLCEKCKSTVSPPEASPGPPAIPRPRREPRKPEDPDGGGDTTAKRSKRERRQEARARVPRSPVIKISYSTPQGTGEVVEIPSREHGSLEPFCPPQAPPGGPDPEAPASIPKLKLTRPLPPKIRLKPHRPGAGEQEPVYRAELVEELKGCGRGPRAGSPTPLADGSARSGLADSSSGSSGEDDDFKGCPRGEDGRDGLAFLAACPRGTGCAGVSVWSSDSLDESKSSSSEVTSPDLCDLSSGDGASVPASSKDAQPTVPPLTVRLHTQSVSKCVTEDGRTVAVGDIVWGKVHGFPWWPARVLDISLSQKEDGEPSWQEAKVSWFGSPTTSFLSISKLSPFSEFFKLRFNRKKKGMYRKAITEAANAAQHVAPEIRELLTQFET